A genome region from Drosophila simulans strain w501 chromosome 2R, Prin_Dsim_3.1, whole genome shotgun sequence includes the following:
- the LOC6733714 gene encoding pyruvate dehydrogenase (acetyl-transferring) kinase, mitochondrial isoform X1 — protein sequence MRLFPVRFSAASSSMASLAKMLDFYSGFNPSPLSIKQFMDFGQNACEKKSYIFLRKELPVRLANIMKEIALLPDNLLHTRSVSEVSSWYVKSFEDVLVYEKAEPTHDNLQKFVADLDLIRNRHNDVVQTMAQGVIEMKENEGGQVDAPTESSIQYFLDRLYMSRISIRMLINQHTLLFGGNPHAGGRHIGCLDPACDLSDVVRDAYENARFLCDQYYLTSPALEIQQHSSEPGDNLPIRTVYVPSHLYYMLFELFKNSMRAVVEHHGHDNNDTLPPLKVAICKGKEDICVKISDQGGGIPRSQTDQLFKYMYSTAPQPSKSDLHTVPLAGYGYGLPISRLYARYFHGDIVLLSCEGFGTDAIIYLKALSDEANELLPIFNKTSSKFYRATVPTGDWSNQSSDMNARQLSATTPKRCDFLQDA from the exons ATGCGACTGTTTCCAGTCCGATTCTCAGCCGCCTCCTCGTCGATGGCgagtttggccaaaatgctcGACTTTTACTCGGGCTTCAACCCCTCGCCCCTCTCGATAAAGCAGTTCATGGACTTTG gTCAGAATGCCTGCGAGAAGAAATCGTACATATTCCTGCGCAAGGAGCTGCCTGTTCGACTGGCGAATATCATGAAGGAGATCGCCCTTCTGCCGGACAACCTGCTGCACACCAGATCCGTAAGCGAAGTTAGTTCCTGGTACGTCAAAAGTTTCGAGGATGTGCTGGTGTACGAGAAAGCAGAGCCCACCCACGACAATCTGCAAAA GTTTGTGGCCGATTTGGATCTCATTAGAAATCGGCACAACGATGTGGTGCAAACGATGGCCCAGGGTGTGATCGAAATGAAGGAGAACGAGGGCGGCCAGGTGGATGCGCCCACAGAGAGTTCCATTCAGTACTTTCTCGACAGGCTCTACATGTCTCGAATCAGCATTCGAATGCTGATAAATCAGCACA CCCTTCTCTTTGGCGGAAATCCACATGCGGGTGGCCGCCACATTGGTTGCCTGGATCCCGCCTGTGATCTCTCGGATGTGGTTCGCGATGCCTACGAGAATGCGCGATTCCTGTGCGATCAGTACTACCTGACCAGTCCGGCGCTGGAGATCCAGCAGCACAGCAGCGAGCCTGGAGACAACCTGCCCATCCGCACCGTGTACGTGCCCTCGCACCTGTACTACATGCTTTTCGAGCTCTTCAAGAACTCTATGCGTGCTGTTGTGGAGCACCATGGCCATGACAACAATGACACATTGCCCCCCTTGAAAGTAGCCATCTGCAAGGGCAAGGAGGACATCTGCGTGAAAATTTCTGACCAGGGCGGCGGCATTCCCCGCTCCCAGACCGATCAGCTCTTCAAGTATATGTACAGCACAGCGCCGCAGCCCTCGAAGTCGGATCTGCATACGGTGCCACTAGCGGGCTATGGATACGGTCTGCCGATCTCAAGGCTTTACGCCCGCTATTTCCACGGCGACATTGTGCTGCTCTCCTGCGAGGGATTCGGCACCGATGCAATTATCTATCTAAAG GCTCTGTCTGACGAAGCAAACGAATTGCTGCCGATCTTCAACAAGACAAGCTCAAAGTTCTATCGCGCCACCGTGCCCACGGGTGACTGGTCGAATCAG AGCTCCGATATGAACGCACGCCAGTTGTCGGCCACCACACCCAAGCGCTGCGACTTTCTCCAGGACGCATGA
- the LOC6733714 gene encoding pyruvate dehydrogenase (acetyl-transferring) kinase, mitochondrial isoform X2, with the protein MRLFPVRFSAASSSMASLAKMLDFYSGFNPSPLSIKQFMDFGQNACEKKSYIFLRKELPVRLANIMKEIALLPDNLLHTRSVSEVSSWYVKSFEDVLVYEKAEPTHDNLQKFVADLDLIRNRHNDVVQTMAQGVIEMKENEGGQVDAPTESSIQYFLDRLYMSRISIRMLINQHTLLFGGNPHAGGRHIGCLDPACDLSDVVRDAYENARFLCDQYYLTSPALEIQQHSSEPGDNLPIRTVYVPSHLYYMLFELFKNSMRAVVEHHGHDNNDTLPPLKVAICKGKEDICVKISDQGGGIPRSQTDQLFKYMYSTAPQPSKSDLHTVPLAGYGYGLPISRLYARYFHGDIVLLSCEGFGTDAIIYLKALSDEANELLPIFNKTSSKFYRATVPTGDWSNQNFSNRWRYLYGFLKNS; encoded by the exons ATGCGACTGTTTCCAGTCCGATTCTCAGCCGCCTCCTCGTCGATGGCgagtttggccaaaatgctcGACTTTTACTCGGGCTTCAACCCCTCGCCCCTCTCGATAAAGCAGTTCATGGACTTTG gTCAGAATGCCTGCGAGAAGAAATCGTACATATTCCTGCGCAAGGAGCTGCCTGTTCGACTGGCGAATATCATGAAGGAGATCGCCCTTCTGCCGGACAACCTGCTGCACACCAGATCCGTAAGCGAAGTTAGTTCCTGGTACGTCAAAAGTTTCGAGGATGTGCTGGTGTACGAGAAAGCAGAGCCCACCCACGACAATCTGCAAAA GTTTGTGGCCGATTTGGATCTCATTAGAAATCGGCACAACGATGTGGTGCAAACGATGGCCCAGGGTGTGATCGAAATGAAGGAGAACGAGGGCGGCCAGGTGGATGCGCCCACAGAGAGTTCCATTCAGTACTTTCTCGACAGGCTCTACATGTCTCGAATCAGCATTCGAATGCTGATAAATCAGCACA CCCTTCTCTTTGGCGGAAATCCACATGCGGGTGGCCGCCACATTGGTTGCCTGGATCCCGCCTGTGATCTCTCGGATGTGGTTCGCGATGCCTACGAGAATGCGCGATTCCTGTGCGATCAGTACTACCTGACCAGTCCGGCGCTGGAGATCCAGCAGCACAGCAGCGAGCCTGGAGACAACCTGCCCATCCGCACCGTGTACGTGCCCTCGCACCTGTACTACATGCTTTTCGAGCTCTTCAAGAACTCTATGCGTGCTGTTGTGGAGCACCATGGCCATGACAACAATGACACATTGCCCCCCTTGAAAGTAGCCATCTGCAAGGGCAAGGAGGACATCTGCGTGAAAATTTCTGACCAGGGCGGCGGCATTCCCCGCTCCCAGACCGATCAGCTCTTCAAGTATATGTACAGCACAGCGCCGCAGCCCTCGAAGTCGGATCTGCATACGGTGCCACTAGCGGGCTATGGATACGGTCTGCCGATCTCAAGGCTTTACGCCCGCTATTTCCACGGCGACATTGTGCTGCTCTCCTGCGAGGGATTCGGCACCGATGCAATTATCTATCTAAAG GCTCTGTCTGACGAAGCAAACGAATTGCTGCCGATCTTCAACAAGACAAGCTCAAAGTTCTATCGCGCCACCGTGCCCACGGGTGACTGGTCGAATCAG AACTTTTCCAATCGTTGGCGTtatttatatggttttttaAAGAATTCATAA